A segment of the Chitinophagaceae bacterium genome:
TGACCCACCGTTTTTTAGCAATAGAAATTACGAGGTAATTTGGGGAGACAATGGAGAAGTGCGAAGTTTTGAAGACCGCTTTTCAGGAGGAATAGACCATTATATTGCTTGGCTCAAAGAACGAGTCATAGAAATGCACCGAATATTAAAACAAACAGGATCCCTATTTTTACACTGTGATTGGCATGCAAATGCTTATATAAAAGTATATATTTTAGATAAAGTTTTTGGAGATAAAAACTTTAGAAATGAAATTATTTGGCA
Coding sequences within it:
- a CDS encoding DNA methyltransferase encodes the protein MDINKLILGDNLEILRTIETETVDLIYLDPPFFSNRNYEVIWGDNGEVRSFEDRFSGGIDHYIAWLKERVIEMHRILKQTGSLFLHCDWHANAYIKVYILDKVFGDKNFRNEIIW